In Massilia antarctica, the following are encoded in one genomic region:
- a CDS encoding EAL domain-containing protein, translating to MLHVVARALTRSSHRDDAPCGRAADRQRRLQPGRDVRAGISLSHELGFRVVAEGIETDEVRQLLRDQGCDEGQGYLFARPLRRKTCSRGAPASQPARPPRALPGSLLARRRLRR from the coding sequence GTGCTACACGTTGTTGCACGAGCCTTGACCCGCTCGTCCCATCGTGACGACGCGCCATGCGGGCGCGCCGCTGATCGGCAGCGACGGCTGCAACCCGGGCGCGATGTGCGTGCCGGGATTTCACTCTCGCACGAGCTGGGCTTTCGCGTGGTGGCCGAGGGCATCGAAACCGATGAGGTGCGGCAGTTGCTGCGCGACCAGGGGTGCGACGAGGGGCAAGGCTACCTGTTCGCCCGGCCGCTGCGCCGGAAGACCTGTTCGCGTGGTGCGCCCGCGAGCCAGCCGGCCAGGCCGCCGCGCGCGCTCCCTGGCAGCCTATTGGCCCGTCGACGCCTTCGCCGGTAA
- a CDS encoding chemotaxis protein has product MNNVQLDIDERSNLTSLNKLELLLFRLGGDAEGQHSELYAINVFKIREIVAMPHVTPIADSHPHMLGVVNLREQIIPVINLPAVVGCIPTAGLKLLLITEFARTTQAFAVEAVEEIVRLEWTSVLPADKTASGALVTSIAKVDGDVPNTRLAQVLDVESILRQLHSNDEPDVDVDTIGAPLNLPEGQVILAADDSVIARALIENALQAMGAKYVMTNSGKQAWDKLEAIDIEAKKEGKTARDKVALVLSDLEMPEMDGFTLTRNIKQDSRFSTIPVIIHSSLSGAANENHVNGVGADAYIAKFVPVELAALLRKTLAKNTPQKRG; this is encoded by the coding sequence ATGAATAACGTTCAACTGGATATCGACGAAAGAAGCAATCTGACCAGCCTCAACAAGCTGGAATTGCTCCTGTTCCGCTTGGGTGGCGATGCCGAAGGCCAGCACTCGGAGTTATATGCGATCAACGTGTTCAAGATTCGCGAAATCGTCGCGATGCCGCACGTCACGCCGATCGCCGATTCCCATCCGCACATGCTGGGCGTGGTCAATCTGCGCGAGCAGATTATTCCTGTCATCAATCTCCCCGCAGTGGTGGGCTGCATCCCGACGGCGGGCCTCAAGCTGCTGTTGATCACCGAGTTCGCCCGTACCACGCAAGCGTTCGCGGTCGAAGCGGTGGAAGAGATCGTCCGTCTGGAATGGACCTCGGTGCTGCCAGCCGATAAGACGGCCAGCGGTGCGCTCGTCACCAGCATTGCCAAGGTCGATGGCGACGTGCCCAATACCCGTTTGGCCCAGGTGCTGGATGTGGAATCGATCCTGCGCCAGCTGCACAGCAACGACGAGCCTGACGTGGATGTCGATACGATCGGCGCCCCGCTCAACCTGCCCGAGGGACAGGTGATTCTGGCGGCGGACGACTCGGTGATCGCGCGCGCGCTGATCGAAAACGCGCTGCAGGCGATGGGTGCGAAGTACGTGATGACCAATTCCGGCAAGCAGGCGTGGGACAAGCTTGAAGCGATCGATATCGAGGCCAAGAAAGAGGGCAAGACGGCGCGCGACAAGGTGGCCCTGGTGCTGAGCGACCTGGAAATGCCGGAGATGGATGGGTTTACGCTCACGCGCAATATCAAGCAGGACAGCCGGTTTTCGACGATTCCGGTGATCATTCACTCATCGCTGTCGGGCGCGGCGAACGAGAATCACGTCAATGGCGTGGGGGCGGATGCGTATATTGCCAAGTTCGTGCCGGTTGAACTGGCGGCGCTGCTGCGCAAGACGCTTGCGAAAAACACCCCGCAAAAGCGCGGATGA